The DNA window TCTTTTATGGGTGTCTTCAGAAATTTTATCTTCAAGCTCTTCGAAATAATTCTCAATACGGTTCATCGTTTCAGGTCTATTTAATTCCTGATCAGCTACTTTAATGTAACTCTTCCCATTATTTTTCGATAAAAATTCTTTGATTATTTTTTGTGATTTCAAAGGATAATCCTGTCCACTTAAGTTGATAAAATAATCCCATTTCTCGCTCATACTAAGCAGGTAGTTCATCCCATCCAGTTCTGCCTGAACCATACTATATCCACCCCACACTACTTTCTCACTTTTAAGGATATGCACATTCGGATATTCTTTCAGAAAATCTTTTACTTCTTCTCCAATTTCCTGATTGGCCTTTTTATCAATATGGATAAGATAGAAATTTGAAGGTTCATATATGGCTTTAAAAAGTCTCTTAAACTGTTCAGGTAATCGATGTACTAAAACCAGATAGGCAATACGGACAGGTTCTAGTGACATACTAATATGATGTTCATTGCTCTCGCTCATGTAAACATTTCTCATTTTATATTTTTTTAAAATTATGAATGCTTACAACTCATTTTATAAAGTATTAATAGACATTTTTCTCAATTTACGATAATTTAATGGTCTTTTATTTATTAATTTCTCAAAAAACCATTTCCCTGTATGAAATTATTTCAATGAAGTTCCTCCGATGACAGGCTTACATTGAAAACTTGCTTTATTTACATGAAGTACAATTTTCTTACATTTAAAGTTACTATTTTATGACTTGGCATATTTTTATCATAGGTGCACTAGTAATTGTTTGATTTAAAAAAAATGACTTATTTATCCAGAATTTATTTAAAAGATGATCACCCGGAAGATTTTCCGTTTAACCTTCCTATTTTTAAAAATGGTTTAAATCTTAATTTAAAAACCAATGTCACATTTTTTGTTGGTGAAAACGGAACCGGTAAGTCTACCTTAATGGAAAGTATTGCTGATAAATGTGAATTTAATTTATCGGGTGGAAATCGAAATCACAATTATGACTTCCATAAAACAGAATCTGTATTATCGGACTACCTTACACTTTCATGGCGCACAAAGATCAATGAAGGTTTTTTCATGCGTGCAGAAAGCTTTTTTAATTTTGCCACTTATATAGATGAAGTTTCTACGAGAGATTTAAGGGTTCTGGATGCATACGGAGGAAAGTCTTTACATAAACAATCTCACGGGGAAGCATTTCTGGCTTTATTCCATAATCATTTTGAAAAAGGCATTTATATACTTGATGAGCCGGAATCAGCACTTTCTCCACAACGCCAGCTTTCACTTTTATCTATCATACATTCATTGGAAAAAACGGGAAAGGCACAATTTATCATATCAACCCATTCTCCTATATTACTTAGTTATCCGGGCGCAACAATTTATTCCCTGGATCACCATCTTAAACCTATTAATTATAAAGACACCGAACATTATCAGATCACGAAAAACTTCCTGAATTCTCCCGACTTATATTTTCGTCATTTATTTAATGATGACGACATCTGATCAGAAACACTTTTTAAGAAGATAATTTACTTGGAGATAATCCATATTGCTTTTTGAAAGCAAATGAAAAATGAGAAAGATCTTCAAAGCCCAGATCCATATAAATATCCGACGCCATTCTGCCTTTTTCAGCAAGGAGGTAATGTGCTTCCTGTAATCTTTTCTGCAACAGCCATTTTCCGGGTGTGTTCCCAAATATTTTTTCGAAATCACGTTTAAAGGTTGCCAGACTTCTTCCTGTGAGATAAGCAAAGCGATCAAGGTTTACATTAAAATGGTAATTCTTGCGCATAAATGCCTCGATATCAATTTTTCCAGGTTCATTAAAATCGAATAAAATATCTTTCAGTTCAGGATTCTCCTGGAGCAGTAAAATAATCGCTTCTTTTATCTTCACCTCTACCAGACGCGGATCGGAAAGCGTATCAGTCTTCTTATACATCAGCAATAAATCCATATAATTTTTTAAAAGAGAACTGGATTCAAATAAAACTAAAGAGCTCGTCGAACATTTCTTCTCCGACATTACATTGTACATTAAACTAAAGTCCTGTAAGGTCTGCTGATCCAAGTGAATGGATAACGACTGAAATTCTTCACCCGGAGGAGGTATTTTCGTAAACTTCAAAAGCTGATTACGCTTTAAAAAACGAATAGAACCTTCTTCCGATTTGTATTCATTGATTCCATCATTTAAAATTAAGTCTCCGGAGATCTGGTAACTGATCACATGATCGGACACAAAATGTTCTCCCTGCCTGCTCAACTGAACATAGCAAGAGTATATGATATTTCCGAAATCCTGTCTTGTTGTTTTCATTTCATTACAAATATAATAAAGCATCTTTAGAATAATTCGATAAAACAAGTGTAAGTATTTTCATTACACTTGTTTATGATCAAAATATCAATCTATACGGATTCCTTTTTTTGCTAAAAACTTTTTGCCTTCTTCAGATTCCAAAACATTTACAGCATCATCATGATCTGTGGAAACACTAACCTCACGCCACTTTTCAAATTCTTCTTTTCTGTGTTGATCCGCATTTTGAAGAATGGCCGCCGCCTCACTTCCTAAAACCAGATGTAATGGAGGTGTTGGATGATCGACCAAATCAACCATTACTTTTGCTGCTTTAGCCGGATCACCCATTGGAAGAAATTTCCCTGACGTCAGATATTCTTTAATGCTTCCTACCGTATCCTCATAACCTTCAATATCTTTAGCAAAACTCATAGAAGCTCCAGCCCAATCTGTTCTGAACCCACCCGGTTCAACAGAAGTAACCTTAATTCCCAAAGGCAAAACTTCTTTACTTAATGATTCTGAAAAACCTGCAAGACCAAATTTTGAAGCCTGATAAATGGACAGGCCAGCATTTCCTACTCTTCCACCTACAGAACTGATCTGTAAAATATGCCCTGATCTCTGTTTTCGCATATGAGGCAGCACAGCTCTGGTTACTTCGATAGGAGCAAATAAATTAACCTCCAGCTGATTTCTCACCTGTTCTTCAGTAAATGCTTCTGCTGCTCCGGTGATTCCGAATCCAGCGTTATTTACCAATACATCAATTCTTCCAAAGTGATTAACTGCTTCTTCAACAGCAGAATAAATCTGCTCTTTAACCTGAACATCTAACTTTAATAAAAGTAACTGTGAGGAATAATTCTGCAACAGATCATTTAACTGCTCAGGATTTCTTGCGGTAGCCACAGCATAGTCCCCTTTTAACAAAACTGCTTCTAAAAGACTTTTCCCCAGTCCTTTTGAACTTCCTGTAATAAACCAAACTTTTTTCATTGTTTTTATTTTAAATTTTATTGAGACAAAGTTCCATCAAACCGACCAACATTCGGTTTGTTAAAAAGCTCAAATCCACTTTGTTAAAACACTCACTTCCGGTCATGTAATTTTGTGCTAGTATTCAGCTGAAATGAACTAGTCTTTCGTACTGCGCCTGAATAACTTTGCATCATAAAATAATTCAAATACAAAATAATGAGCAAAACAATTTTTATCACAGGAGCATCTAAAGGATTCGGAAGACTGTGGGCAGAAGCTCTTTTAGAGCAAGGAAATAATGTAGCCGCTACTGCGAGAAACATTTCTACTTTGGATGATCTTAAAGCAAAATATGGTGACCAGATTCTCCCATTGAAACTGGATGTCAATAACCGTCAGGAGGTATTTGACACAGTAGATACCATAGAAAAACATTTCGGAAAGATTGATGTTTTAATCAATAATGCAGGTTATGGCTTATTTGGCACTGTGGAGGAAACCACCGAACAGCAAGCCAGGGAACAAATGGAAACTAATTTCTTCGGTTCTCTTTGGGTATCGCAGGCCGTATTACCAATAATGAGAAAACAAAAGAGTGGGCATATCATTCAGATCTCCAGTTTTCTTGGATTAACTACTTTACCTTTATTAGGCCTATACAACGCTTCAAAGTTTGCGATAGAAGGTTTAATAGAAACTGTAGGAACAGAAACCGCGCATTTAGGAATTAAAACAACTTTAGTTGAACCAAACGGATATGCGACAGACTGGGCAGGAGCATCTGCCATACAAACGTCAGCTGATATTTCAGATTACAACCCAGTACGGGAAGCATTTGCAAAATCGGGAGACAATCCTGATACATGGGGAAAACCGGAAGCTACCGTACAACCTGTTTTAGACATTATAAATTCAGAAAATCCGCCACGACGTTTATTACTAGGAAAACTGGCCTACCACATGATACATCAGATGTACACAGATCGTTTACAGGAGGTGGAAGACTGGAAAGATGTGAGCATCACTGCGCACGGTCATTAGAATCAAAATAATACTTAGAAATCGAAAAATTCAATAATCTGCAGATCAATCTTATCTGCAGATTATTGTAATTTAGAAAATTGAAAATCCGATGAAACATTATAAGACTCTTATCGAACTTCATTCAGAAAGTAACTGGGAAGCACCACAACATCCATTATTAGGTTTGGTAGGATGCTTGTCGGAATGCACGATGGGAAACCGGGAGTTTACCACAGACTGCTATATGGTTGCTTTCAAAAAAATAAAGTCCGGCATCTTTATGTATGGCCGTACCCCTTACGACCATGATAACGGCTCTCTTTTCTTTACAAAACCAAGACAGCTCATTGAAATGAGAGATCTGGAATTTGAAGAAGAAGGTTTTATGCTTCTTATTCATGAAGATTATCTCAAAGGACATGAGTTACATAAAGCGATTGAACAATACAGCTACTTTGACTATGAAGTCACCGAAGCGCTCCATCTTTCTCCTAAAGAAGAGCAGAATATCCTTGAGCTTCATGATAAAATTAATAATGAGTACAGAAATAATCCTGATGAATATAGCCGGGAAATTATATTAAGCCACCTTTCAACTATTTTGAAATATGCACAGCGGTATTATAAAAGACAATTTATAGAACGTGAACAGATCACCGGAAAGATGGCTTCAAAATTTAATGATGTTCTGAAAAAATACATCAATAATGATAATTTGAAAAACCAGGGACTTCCAAATGTAACAGAATTAGCCGGTCAACTGAATATTTCTCCGCGTTATCTGAGCGATCTTTTGAAACAGGAGACAGGGAAAACAGCAATAGAACTTATTCATATTTATCTGATCTCGGAAGCTAAAAATCTTTTGCGACTGGGAGAAAAAGGAGTGTCTGAAATAGCCTATGAATTAGGCTTTGAAAATGCTTCATACTTCACCCGGTTATTCAAAAAACAAACAGGAATGAAACCTGTAGAATTTCGAAAAATGCATATTAATTAAATGATCTTATCAAAGATATAAGGGTGGAATCCTATCCTGAACACCAGAATAGACTCCAAAACCTGCCTATACATTTCATGATTGATTTCATCTTCTGCTTTGCATACAAATTCTAAACACCTGAAAACTAAAAGACTAAATCCCATCATGATAAAATACGTATAGTCTACCCACAAAAAAGACTAAAAAAATGTTTTATCGTAAAGAATTTTATATATTTGCAGCATCTAACAATTAAAAAAATAATTTACTATGTCAGACATTGCATCAAGAGTAAAAGCTATCATCGCTGATAAGCTTGACGTTGAAGAAACAGAAGTAACTCCTGAAGCTAGCTTCACTAACGATTTAGGAGCTGATTCACTGGATACAGTTGAACTTATCATGGAGTTTGAAAAAGAATTTAATATTCAAATCCCTGATGATCAAGCTGAAAAAATTACTACTGTAGGTCACGCTATCGCTTATATCGAAGAAGTAGTAAATAAATAATATTCTTCAACAAAAGGAAAATTTAAAAAAGTTTATGGAATTAAAAAGAGTAGTTGTAACCGGTTTTGGAGCAATAACACCGATTGGAAATAATGCGAAGGAATACTGGGAAAATCTTGTTAAAGGTGAGAGCGGTGCAGCTCCGATTACTCTTTTTGATGCCACAAACTT is part of the Chryseobacterium paludis genome and encodes:
- a CDS encoding SDR family NAD(P)-dependent oxidoreductase — its product is MSKTIFITGASKGFGRLWAEALLEQGNNVAATARNISTLDDLKAKYGDQILPLKLDVNNRQEVFDTVDTIEKHFGKIDVLINNAGYGLFGTVEETTEQQAREQMETNFFGSLWVSQAVLPIMRKQKSGHIIQISSFLGLTTLPLLGLYNASKFAIEGLIETVGTETAHLGIKTTLVEPNGYATDWAGASAIQTSADISDYNPVREAFAKSGDNPDTWGKPEATVQPVLDIINSENPPRRLLLGKLAYHMIHQMYTDRLQEVEDWKDVSITAHGH
- a CDS encoding AAA family ATPase, encoding MTYLSRIYLKDDHPEDFPFNLPIFKNGLNLNLKTNVTFFVGENGTGKSTLMESIADKCEFNLSGGNRNHNYDFHKTESVLSDYLTLSWRTKINEGFFMRAESFFNFATYIDEVSTRDLRVLDAYGGKSLHKQSHGEAFLALFHNHFEKGIYILDEPESALSPQRQLSLLSIIHSLEKTGKAQFIISTHSPILLSYPGATIYSLDHHLKPINYKDTEHYQITKNFLNSPDLYFRHLFNDDDI
- a CDS encoding helix-turn-helix domain-containing protein; this encodes MKTTRQDFGNIIYSCYVQLSRQGEHFVSDHVISYQISGDLILNDGINEYKSEEGSIRFLKRNQLLKFTKIPPPGEEFQSLSIHLDQQTLQDFSLMYNVMSEKKCSTSSLVLFESSSLLKNYMDLLLMYKKTDTLSDPRLVEVKIKEAIILLLQENPELKDILFDFNEPGKIDIEAFMRKNYHFNVNLDRFAYLTGRSLATFKRDFEKIFGNTPGKWLLQKRLQEAHYLLAEKGRMASDIYMDLGFEDLSHFSFAFKKQYGLSPSKLSS
- a CDS encoding acyl carrier protein encodes the protein MSDIASRVKAIIADKLDVEETEVTPEASFTNDLGADSLDTVELIMEFEKEFNIQIPDDQAEKITTVGHAIAYIEEVVNK
- a CDS encoding oxidoreductase, with the translated sequence MKKVWFITGSSKGLGKSLLEAVLLKGDYAVATARNPEQLNDLLQNYSSQLLLLKLDVQVKEQIYSAVEEAVNHFGRIDVLVNNAGFGITGAAEAFTEEQVRNQLEVNLFAPIEVTRAVLPHMRKQRSGHILQISSVGGRVGNAGLSIYQASKFGLAGFSESLSKEVLPLGIKVTSVEPGGFRTDWAGASMSFAKDIEGYEDTVGSIKEYLTSGKFLPMGDPAKAAKVMVDLVDHPTPPLHLVLGSEAAAILQNADQHRKEEFEKWREVSVSTDHDDAVNVLESEEGKKFLAKKGIRID
- a CDS encoding helix-turn-helix domain-containing protein, encoding MKHYKTLIELHSESNWEAPQHPLLGLVGCLSECTMGNREFTTDCYMVAFKKIKSGIFMYGRTPYDHDNGSLFFTKPRQLIEMRDLEFEEEGFMLLIHEDYLKGHELHKAIEQYSYFDYEVTEALHLSPKEEQNILELHDKINNEYRNNPDEYSREIILSHLSTILKYAQRYYKRQFIEREQITGKMASKFNDVLKKYINNDNLKNQGLPNVTELAGQLNISPRYLSDLLKQETGKTAIELIHIYLISEAKNLLRLGEKGVSEIAYELGFENASYFTRLFKKQTGMKPVEFRKMHIN
- a CDS encoding beta-1,6-N-acetylglucosaminyltransferase produces the protein MRNVYMSESNEHHISMSLEPVRIAYLVLVHRLPEQFKRLFKAIYEPSNFYLIHIDKKANQEIGEEVKDFLKEYPNVHILKSEKVVWGGYSMVQAELDGMNYLLSMSEKWDYFINLSGQDYPLKSQKIIKEFLSKNNGKSYIKVADQELNRPETMNRIENYFEELEDKISEDTHKRGFMKDIIPYIGGQWMILTRNCCEFICNSAEVKKFETYYFNTLIADESFFQTVLMNTSFDGILVNDDKRAIIWIPDGDIKLRPKTFTKTDFEFLKTGSNLFARKFDDNVDDKIINSMTTHYNEPLKTLAKIVDIKSIDISFNELN